In Opitutaceae bacterium TAV5, one genomic interval encodes:
- a CDS encoding heme-binding protein yields the protein MLTEKQESILDYMREVQAERSIPPSTRDIQKHFGYESQNAVMNHLRALARKGQIEQIDGRTWGLRARTVQGQLFTVPVYGTIPAGTPTMQEQESDQTIRIDPALFGVTRPGKRRQLWALRVSGDSMTDAHILDGDLAILERREPREGDIVAALVDDTTTTLKRLVYRGGQAILHPENKRYEDIVPENGLECQGVLVGVIRRTQA from the coding sequence ATGCTCACCGAAAAACAGGAATCCATTCTCGACTACATGCGTGAAGTGCAGGCCGAACGCAGCATCCCGCCGAGCACGCGCGACATTCAAAAACACTTCGGCTACGAGAGCCAGAATGCGGTCATGAACCACCTCCGCGCCCTTGCCCGCAAGGGGCAGATCGAGCAGATCGACGGACGAACTTGGGGGCTCCGCGCCCGGACCGTGCAGGGGCAGCTTTTTACTGTGCCAGTCTATGGCACCATCCCTGCCGGAACGCCGACCATGCAGGAACAGGAGTCGGATCAGACCATCCGGATCGATCCCGCGCTTTTTGGCGTCACTCGGCCGGGGAAACGGCGGCAACTGTGGGCACTGCGGGTCAGCGGCGACTCGATGACCGATGCCCATATTCTCGACGGCGACCTCGCCATCCTCGAACGCCGGGAACCTCGTGAAGGCGACATCGTTGCCGCGCTCGTGGACGACACGACCACCACGCTCAAGCGGCTCGTTTACCGGGGTGGCCAAGCGATCCTGCATCCGGAAAACAAACGTTACGAGGACATCGTTCCGGAAAACGGACTCGAATGCCAGGGCGTCCTCGTCGGCGTGATCCGCCGCACACAGGCGTGA